In a genomic window of Ipomoea triloba cultivar NCNSP0323 chromosome 3, ASM357664v1:
- the LOC116013143 gene encoding uncharacterized protein LOC116013143: MPPRRNAPAGNDDNISAIDRMAQAMERMAEFMLAQQAQNQNQGQPRVDFAKAIANRQPPYYVGEKDPVILEEWTRTFDKLLNAVNCPANQRVPSAVYYLTKAADNWWTIVGPDLLQDPAFGWEEFKVELREQFYTERIKGIKCEEFLRLKQKGATIQEYHDNYVELMRFAQEIVPDEASKARRFVRGLDWDVRRAIAPFMCSTLKEAYDRASDHYSTLKEAYDRASDHYQVYLEAYDRASDHYQVYLDQQEVYGRSKRKADDKSRKFPSGNKKANQGSFNPIRGRGREGINQGNLPACRRCGRNHPGENCQGMKLKCFKCGLFGHKSFECQSQLDSPQKPLQNVS; the protein is encoded by the coding sequence ATGCCGCCGAGACGAAATGCGCCTGCTGGTAACGACGATAATATCTCTGCAATAGATCGTATGGCCCAAGCGATGGAACGAATGGCTGAGTTTATGCTAGCTCAGCAAGCCCAGAACCAAAACCAAGGGCAGCCACGGGTAGATTTTGCTAAGGCAATAGCAAACCGGCAACCACCGTATTACGTTGGAGAAAAAGATCCAGTGATTTTGGAGGAATGGACCCGAACGTTCGACAAATTGCTTAACGCAGTGAATTGTCCTGCGAATCAACGAGTACCTTCCGCGGTCTATTACCTGACGAAAGCCGCAGACAATTGGTGGACAATAGTTGGACCTGACCTCCTGCAAGAcccagcgtttggttgggaggaattTAAAGTGGAATTGAGAGAACAATTCTACACCGAGCGTATTAAAGGGATTAAATGCGAGGAGTTTCTACGACTAAAGCAAAAGGGAGCAACTATCCAAGAATACCATGATAATTATGTGGAGTTGATGCGTTTCGCTCAAGAGATTGTGCCTGATGAGGCAAGTAAGGCACGAAGATTTGTTCGAGGATTGGATTGGGATGTGAGAAGGGCAATtgcaccattcatgtgctctactctGAAAGAGGCGTACGATAGAGCCTCGGATCATTACTCTACTCTGAAAGAGGCGTACGATAGAGCCTCGGATCATTATCAGGTGTACTTGGAGGCGTACGATAGAGCCTCGGATCATTATCAGGTGTACTTGGACCAACAGGAAGTTTACGGCCGAAGTAAAAGGAAGGCTGATGATAAATCACGGAAGTTTCCGTCGGGAAACAAGAAAGCTAACCAAGGTAGCTTTAACCCAATACGAGGAAGAGGAAGGGAAGGAATCAATCAGGGGAACCTTCCTGCTTGCCGAAGGTGTGGAAGGAATCATCCCGGAGAAAATTGTCAAGGGATGAAACTTAAGTGCTTTAAGTGTGGTCTCTTTGGACACAAGTCCTTTGAGTGCCAAAGTCAGTTAGACAGTCCCCAAAAACCCCTACAGAATGTAAGCTAA